A DNA window from Paenibacillus andongensis contains the following coding sequences:
- the rpmF gene encoding 50S ribosomal protein L32, producing MAVPQRRTSKTRRDKRRTHFKLAVPGMVKCEQCAELKMAHHVCKNCGSYKGREIVKAQ from the coding sequence ATGGCTGTTCCTCAAAGGAGAACGTCCAAAACACGTCGCGATAAGCGCCGTACTCACTTTAAACTGGCTGTGCCAGGAATGGTGAAGTGTGAACAATGTGCAGAATTAAAAATGGCACATCATGTTTGCAAAAACTGCGGTTCATATAAAGGTAGAGAGATCGTAAAAGCTCAATAA
- a CDS encoding SRPBCC family protein, with the protein MNERSVHHATFTVERTYQASPARVFAAWADSEAKARWFSKADEFDFRVGGREFSRGGPPDGPIFTFDACFQEIVPNQRIVYSYTLDMGETRISVSVTTVELESTDAGTRLIFTEQGTFLDGHDTPEQREHGTKAMLDTLGEVLRNESN; encoded by the coding sequence ATGAACGAACGATCTGTACACCACGCCACGTTTACCGTTGAGCGAACTTATCAAGCATCACCCGCGCGAGTGTTCGCCGCTTGGGCAGACTCTGAGGCCAAAGCCCGTTGGTTCTCGAAAGCTGATGAATTCGATTTCAGGGTTGGCGGACGGGAATTTAGTCGTGGAGGCCCGCCAGACGGCCCAATCTTCACTTTTGACGCCTGCTTTCAGGAGATCGTGCCAAATCAACGTATCGTCTATTCGTATACCTTGGATATGGGCGAGACACGAATTTCGGTATCGGTGACGACAGTAGAATTAGAGTCAACGGATGCAGGTACTAGGTTGATCTTTACAGAACAAGGAACTTTCCTCGATGGTCACGATACACCGGAACAGCGTGAACATGGTACGAAGGCCATGCTCGACACTCTCGGAGAGGTATTGAGGAACGAATCGAATTAA
- a CDS encoding S-layer homology domain-containing protein — translation MKKSRFHKVKNRAVTSLLAAVLLITGTMPSAGPVQAQTQTQTQVQAPDVVVKTMVAKPAAAADVGIPVLDAMPAVSQEPSLAISGYADPEAAVSVWYAVYGGEERHAAPTIAHDDGSGRGRFALNLELTEEGKYSITASAEKDGRVSERSAPVVVKVDWTDAGDVINVTWNLLAYNRVMLKWDPPYLENGEPNPDVKKYFVYNDDSGEKVAETSDPSTVVDSLEQNKLYTYRIVTVDEAGNESSGSRINVGASPKSELKLADLVENAGADTTWTAISADGSTVVYSDAVREGSELHHLYAIDTASKSKETVTRTKDGSPPSGIVRDPKINRTGNIIVFTSNASNLTASPGAAGDHIYAYDRGTHNLELISSSEGVAADPVVSGDGRWIAFTEDNRVYVFDRNSHSRKLVSEALSGSENGSSYGPAISGNGAILAFLSDSSNLLGAAGSSNEQAIYIYDVAAASIVNRFVFNAYHSSLAVNGDGRYIAYTEAGGPGWHAMPYYFDRTTGETFDLNSGRSETELTHKTYNKLTISGSGKIVLANLVDTDPPVLYMNNYSEMFDRDKGKVVTAGNPALNAYAAAIDGEGNRIVYARGNALYTYCLNDCGTTGPQQPITSSYWSVPASSWTGNELKQGSTLKFQAEGATGLTVDAVIAYKQLPAGDDSSTVETKESKVRLPENLDTAGLYRGEFEFPAGTTEIVSVVVQLEDGSSRVVLDHLPVKVAGLLSVDIETSQPDMLLSSLLIVTNPALVESETAVSKDVAHYDIPLPSGEPYAIKLYQDQVKIALAQQTGLAIRNGAITHVKLIPVFTALLNVKVNYNGHPAEPAVVVFKKASDGTELAKVNANAQGEANLPGLHETGEKITVSVTPPLGFKGGDAQTITLLLGKNELTFELFPTSASVKAVTMKYARTVGQYGSEVPVMGSDASIEAEAKPGLHLEAFVAYLQWKGGSAPEAVETKIALNESEPGKYSGVFRIEEGVARIDAVYMEVDGERLTNRYAIDKNVAGRLKVIFDIPKGEEWSNALNKAGLTVFYFNDIYKRHYEEQEVTSGKLTYTFDVPYTGIPYRVTVKPWSSSLVPVQTDAPEFGFGQTGEITIKPEYMVQMKGVAKTESGQKVPVSYNLTDDKGAVLLKGNANGDIDLRLAADYGDKYRLQIVPSDPLYFGKQVDLTADALSKEIPMVLSSKPLHELTGRVVGTDGLPVSGATVTAIMDGKERTFQATTKSNGTYTLMLPAGTAKVRASNYRNQGFQSKLSTVIIPEDGGAAADFRLLDYASVDFKLYTKQLGSDWQGPITFDWRVAVHLGLKTSHGIMQYGPPMKVAAVAGDTFQICLNGYEADLPSACKEVTIGDDNQAAVEMRLESTGAQATASFAKPDGSNLSNVYLQMYQLNGEEAVYQNMKYSRSGNRYVIDLPSKGRYRMIAKGEKGLTSTVEFTVDAAAPLDLGRITLQAAGNFGGLAGNGIGTSSDFITPNGKVTARVTYNNSNFPAIDAANAVISLELPNALEPMTGTLIVNGQAKEFEKRNGKIEVPLGNVKAYQEGSLTLGLRVGDPGIAGNLPLTARIRYTSGGVEREEMLGTVLLQVVNVTLRVPETVVKPQFRVSGTAPAGSEVTVYDGSDMLGTAAVSTGGTWQLDVELKDTETVRHRIRTEALAGGSRVTGEESVIVYDVNDPGLEEVTLRQGDGRVQIFHPDNGVAVFPFVFVPGQPFVYKLKFRDTARISDVQIWNGDTAAEARLVNGEYVAAMTLTKDPGPIAVTYHKKADPQYIPPRPTEKELRATLPQALRNFAIESVTLPEEGLQEGQLASGKAMSLNIRLNETLSAKVSFTSSPVASYSPTERDLQLESQSGIPLYGSSLQHSVSDSGATASFSAIYPNRAGSGLRRTALLSPENVKIIVDLFSTGTKIYDTSEALNSLVSPSTADRITADIEAAQGLCDPQAAEYYSNMAEEIKMDIYFSELLKNAINWVGSTKFEGPQGLLFWVEGTWAGKQLDAVVDGELNELEYYLKQYDCKLKPYPKPPKKPAATPKYIYDPSGYVYEGMPANRLKDVTATVMELDSASGSWNAWDAEWYEQHNPQITDHAGRYGWDVPTGKWKVKFEKDGYETVYSNELDVPPPQLDVNIPMKSYAPPQVGSIRAYPEGSKVNIYFTKPIETDTATKDTVVIKGADGAAVKGAVKAIDPAAGQNGKQLAMAVEFTPETPLAAGGTYTVAVSGSIVCYAGVPLGTDSLASIVIEAADRTPPQEVAGLTGGLSADGASLVWINPDDTDLAGTRIRWKKAGTDSYGNPVDVVKGQEWAVVKDLAASEAYDFLVSTVDEFGNESAGARWSWSAGERRPDLAAPPTAADLKVVSTGKDQIRLAWTDPSARDLAKLKISWSPENNETKVQSIEVAKEIQAATITGLRPSTKYRIGLVAIDESGNESSTAIVTAETSADSGGGSIPGGGSGNPGSSGSGEQAGNAKAWVTGRAGGSFEAFDGKVKLEVKPDTFADDTKVTYATAPDPQVVLPAGYSRMSPSYLIDGESAKPGHSMRLDIAYDLTNAQNIDARQLGIYVKNSASASGWTYVGGTVDNKNHRIRANIKGFGEYAVMRFERSFTDMSSHWSRPDVAVLVSRHLVSGTTDDRFEPDRLITRAEITKLLVQGLQQSGVESKIPEPVAAVGAAFTDVVSDAWFAKSVEQAAGYGLIEGADGRFRPNDPITREELAVLFTRFAVLTGASLSNTGDSALSRFRDEGDISDWARKDFLHAVSLGWIQGLTEATAEPKDRASRAQATVMLLRVLDSLELVSVRP, via the coding sequence TTGAAAAAAAGTAGATTTCATAAAGTGAAGAACAGAGCAGTAACCAGCTTATTAGCAGCTGTTCTGCTTATTACAGGTACGATGCCCAGTGCAGGGCCGGTTCAGGCACAAACACAAACACAAACACAAGTCCAGGCTCCCGATGTGGTTGTCAAGACAATGGTGGCTAAACCGGCGGCGGCTGCGGACGTTGGAATCCCGGTTCTTGATGCTATGCCAGCCGTAAGCCAGGAACCTTCTTTGGCTATAAGCGGTTATGCCGACCCCGAAGCTGCGGTAAGCGTGTGGTACGCCGTTTATGGGGGCGAAGAGCGTCATGCTGCGCCGACCATCGCTCACGACGATGGCAGCGGCCGAGGGCGGTTCGCCTTAAATCTTGAATTGACCGAAGAAGGGAAATACAGCATTACGGCATCAGCGGAAAAGGATGGACGTGTAAGCGAGCGTTCAGCGCCAGTTGTGGTAAAAGTAGACTGGACAGATGCAGGCGACGTTATCAATGTTACTTGGAACTTGCTTGCCTATAACCGCGTCATGCTGAAGTGGGACCCGCCTTACCTGGAAAACGGCGAGCCCAACCCGGATGTGAAGAAATATTTCGTTTATAACGATGACAGCGGTGAAAAAGTGGCTGAGACTTCGGATCCTTCTACCGTTGTGGATAGTCTGGAGCAGAACAAGCTTTACACTTACCGAATTGTCACCGTGGATGAAGCAGGGAACGAGTCTTCAGGTTCAAGGATCAACGTCGGGGCGTCGCCGAAGTCGGAATTGAAGCTCGCTGATCTGGTCGAGAATGCCGGGGCCGACACAACTTGGACAGCGATTAGCGCTGACGGATCGACGGTTGTTTACTCTGACGCAGTCCGTGAAGGTTCGGAGCTGCATCACTTGTATGCAATCGACACGGCTTCAAAATCCAAAGAGACGGTAACGCGCACCAAGGATGGCTCGCCGCCAAGCGGCATTGTGAGAGACCCTAAGATTAACCGCACGGGCAATATTATCGTCTTCACGTCGAATGCCAGCAATTTGACCGCTTCCCCGGGAGCGGCTGGCGACCATATTTATGCTTACGACAGAGGGACGCACAATCTGGAGTTGATTTCTTCGTCCGAAGGCGTGGCTGCTGATCCTGTAGTTAGTGGAGATGGCCGCTGGATTGCATTTACCGAGGACAATCGCGTGTACGTCTTCGATCGGAATAGCCATTCGCGGAAGCTGGTGAGCGAAGCGCTGAGCGGTTCGGAGAACGGGAGTAGTTATGGACCTGCAATCAGCGGGAACGGAGCCATCCTTGCTTTTCTGTCCGATTCCTCGAATTTGTTGGGAGCGGCTGGAAGCAGTAACGAGCAGGCTATTTATATTTATGATGTGGCAGCAGCGAGTATCGTGAACCGTTTCGTTTTCAATGCCTACCACAGCAGCCTTGCTGTGAACGGCGACGGCCGGTACATCGCTTATACCGAAGCGGGGGGACCTGGCTGGCATGCGATGCCTTATTATTTTGACCGTACGACAGGCGAAACTTTTGATTTGAATAGCGGACGGTCAGAAACTGAGCTGACGCATAAAACCTACAACAAACTGACCATTAGCGGCAGCGGAAAAATCGTTCTGGCTAATCTCGTGGATACCGATCCGCCTGTATTATACATGAATAATTATAGCGAGATGTTTGATCGCGATAAGGGGAAAGTCGTAACGGCCGGGAATCCGGCTTTGAACGCATATGCAGCGGCCATCGACGGCGAGGGCAACCGGATCGTTTATGCCAGAGGCAACGCGCTGTATACCTATTGTTTGAACGATTGCGGGACGACTGGACCTCAGCAGCCGATCACCTCCAGTTATTGGTCCGTGCCTGCTTCATCTTGGACTGGTAATGAATTGAAGCAAGGCAGCACATTGAAGTTTCAGGCTGAAGGTGCGACAGGGCTGACGGTTGATGCCGTCATTGCCTATAAACAGTTACCGGCAGGAGACGACTCCTCCACAGTCGAGACCAAGGAGAGTAAAGTTCGGCTTCCCGAGAATCTGGATACAGCCGGATTGTATCGAGGGGAATTTGAGTTCCCTGCGGGTACGACCGAGATCGTTTCAGTTGTTGTGCAGCTGGAAGACGGCAGCAGCCGGGTTGTTTTGGATCACCTGCCTGTGAAGGTGGCGGGTTTGCTGTCCGTGGATATCGAGACATCGCAACCGGATATGCTGCTCAGCTCGCTTCTGATTGTAACCAATCCGGCGCTTGTGGAGTCGGAGACTGCGGTCAGCAAGGATGTCGCGCATTACGATATCCCGCTGCCATCCGGCGAGCCTTATGCGATCAAGCTCTACCAGGATCAGGTAAAGATCGCGCTGGCGCAGCAAACCGGGCTTGCCATTCGCAATGGCGCAATTACGCATGTAAAGTTGATTCCCGTATTCACGGCATTGCTGAATGTCAAAGTGAACTATAATGGCCATCCGGCGGAACCTGCGGTCGTTGTTTTCAAGAAGGCCTCAGACGGAACGGAACTGGCCAAGGTAAACGCTAACGCGCAGGGAGAAGCTAATCTGCCGGGGTTACACGAAACCGGAGAAAAAATAACGGTCAGCGTAACGCCGCCACTAGGATTCAAGGGCGGTGATGCGCAGACGATAACGTTGCTTCTGGGGAAGAACGAGCTGACCTTTGAGTTGTTCCCAACGAGCGCATCCGTTAAGGCGGTAACGATGAAATATGCGCGAACGGTCGGGCAGTATGGCAGCGAGGTTCCCGTGATGGGCAGCGATGCGAGCATCGAGGCTGAAGCGAAGCCGGGCCTGCACTTGGAAGCCTTTGTTGCTTACCTGCAATGGAAGGGGGGCTCGGCTCCGGAGGCAGTCGAGACCAAGATCGCGCTAAATGAATCCGAACCGGGCAAGTATAGCGGAGTTTTCCGGATTGAGGAGGGCGTGGCCCGAATTGATGCTGTGTACATGGAGGTGGATGGCGAAAGGCTGACAAACCGTTATGCCATCGATAAGAACGTCGCAGGACGTCTTAAGGTTATCTTTGACATTCCGAAGGGTGAAGAATGGAGCAATGCGCTGAATAAAGCGGGTTTGACCGTCTTCTACTTCAACGATATCTATAAGCGCCATTATGAAGAGCAGGAAGTCACTTCCGGCAAGCTCACCTATACGTTCGATGTTCCATACACAGGCATTCCTTACCGGGTAACGGTGAAGCCGTGGTCCTCTTCCTTGGTGCCCGTGCAGACAGACGCTCCGGAGTTCGGTTTCGGGCAGACCGGTGAAATCACGATTAAGCCCGAATACATGGTGCAAATGAAGGGCGTTGCCAAAACGGAGAGCGGGCAAAAGGTACCTGTTTCCTATAATTTGACGGATGATAAAGGAGCGGTTCTCCTAAAGGGCAATGCAAACGGGGACATCGATTTGCGGTTGGCAGCGGATTACGGTGATAAGTATCGACTTCAAATCGTGCCGTCTGACCCGCTATATTTCGGGAAGCAAGTCGATCTTACAGCCGATGCTTTGTCCAAAGAGATTCCTATGGTGCTCTCCAGCAAACCGCTGCATGAACTGACGGGGAGAGTAGTGGGTACAGATGGCTTGCCAGTTTCCGGAGCTACCGTGACAGCTATTATGGATGGCAAAGAGCGGACTTTCCAAGCCACTACCAAGTCCAACGGCACCTATACGCTTATGCTTCCGGCCGGTACAGCGAAGGTTCGGGCATCAAATTACAGGAATCAGGGCTTCCAATCTAAGCTAAGCACGGTGATCATTCCCGAAGATGGCGGAGCGGCTGCTGATTTCCGTTTGCTGGATTATGCTTCCGTTGACTTTAAATTGTATACCAAACAGCTTGGAAGCGACTGGCAAGGGCCGATAACGTTTGATTGGCGTGTGGCCGTTCACTTGGGTCTGAAGACATCGCATGGGATTATGCAGTATGGACCACCAATGAAAGTAGCGGCTGTTGCCGGGGATACGTTCCAAATCTGCCTGAATGGGTATGAGGCCGATTTGCCTTCAGCTTGTAAAGAAGTAACGATCGGAGATGATAATCAGGCGGCTGTGGAGATGCGTTTAGAAAGCACCGGTGCGCAAGCAACAGCATCCTTTGCGAAGCCGGACGGCTCAAATTTAAGCAATGTGTATCTCCAAATGTATCAGCTGAACGGCGAGGAAGCGGTCTATCAAAACATGAAATACAGCCGCTCGGGCAACCGGTATGTTATTGATCTTCCGAGCAAAGGCCGTTACCGAATGATTGCGAAGGGAGAAAAAGGTCTGACCTCGACGGTGGAATTTACGGTAGATGCTGCAGCTCCCCTTGATTTGGGGCGGATTACTTTGCAGGCAGCGGGCAATTTCGGCGGGTTGGCCGGTAATGGGATTGGCACTTCGTCTGATTTCATTACTCCAAACGGTAAAGTAACGGCACGCGTTACGTACAATAATTCGAACTTCCCGGCCATCGACGCTGCTAACGCTGTGATCTCGCTAGAGTTGCCGAATGCTTTGGAACCAATGACGGGTACATTAATCGTTAATGGCCAGGCCAAGGAGTTCGAGAAGCGGAATGGGAAAATTGAAGTTCCGCTAGGCAATGTCAAGGCTTATCAAGAGGGCAGCTTGACGCTCGGGTTGCGTGTAGGCGATCCCGGCATAGCCGGAAATCTCCCGTTGACCGCTCGAATCCGCTATACGTCAGGCGGAGTTGAACGGGAGGAGATGCTTGGCACAGTGCTGCTGCAAGTGGTGAACGTAACGCTGAGGGTTCCCGAGACTGTCGTCAAACCGCAGTTCCGGGTCAGCGGGACAGCACCGGCCGGTTCGGAAGTGACCGTTTATGACGGAAGTGACATGCTGGGTACGGCAGCCGTTTCGACGGGAGGTACCTGGCAATTGGATGTCGAGCTCAAGGATACGGAAACGGTTAGACATAGGATCCGCACAGAAGCGCTTGCCGGCGGAAGCCGAGTGACAGGCGAGGAGTCCGTAATCGTCTATGATGTCAATGATCCTGGATTAGAGGAAGTAACCTTACGCCAAGGCGATGGCCGCGTTCAGATTTTTCATCCGGATAATGGAGTAGCGGTATTTCCTTTCGTCTTCGTACCGGGACAGCCGTTTGTTTATAAGCTGAAATTCCGCGATACCGCCCGCATCTCGGATGTACAGATATGGAATGGGGACACGGCCGCCGAAGCCAGACTGGTTAATGGCGAATACGTTGCGGCGATGACGCTCACCAAGGATCCCGGACCTATCGCGGTCACTTACCATAAGAAAGCTGATCCGCAATATATCCCGCCGCGCCCGACGGAGAAGGAGCTGCGCGCTACGCTACCTCAGGCACTGCGCAACTTTGCAATCGAATCGGTCACGCTGCCGGAGGAGGGGCTGCAGGAAGGCCAGCTTGCATCGGGCAAAGCGATGAGCTTAAATATTCGCTTAAACGAAACGCTTTCTGCCAAAGTAAGCTTTACTTCATCGCCGGTGGCAAGCTATTCGCCTACAGAGCGGGATTTACAATTGGAATCGCAGTCGGGCATCCCTTTGTATGGTTCATCTCTCCAACACTCAGTCAGTGATTCGGGAGCAACGGCTTCCTTCAGCGCCATTTATCCCAATCGTGCCGGGTCAGGGTTGCGACGCACTGCTTTGCTTTCGCCTGAAAATGTAAAGATTATTGTGGATCTCTTCTCAACAGGTACAAAGATATATGATACCAGTGAAGCGCTCAACAGCCTTGTGAGTCCAAGCACAGCAGATCGAATAACGGCTGATATCGAAGCGGCGCAAGGGCTATGTGATCCGCAGGCTGCCGAATATTATTCCAATATGGCTGAAGAAATCAAAATGGACATTTACTTCAGCGAATTGCTGAAAAACGCAATTAACTGGGTAGGGTCAACCAAATTCGAGGGCCCTCAGGGCTTGCTGTTCTGGGTTGAAGGAACATGGGCCGGCAAACAATTGGATGCCGTCGTCGACGGGGAATTAAACGAACTTGAGTACTATCTCAAGCAATATGATTGTAAGCTAAAACCCTATCCGAAACCTCCTAAGAAACCGGCGGCTACGCCTAAGTACATTTATGATCCTAGCGGATATGTGTACGAAGGAATGCCTGCCAATCGTCTTAAAGACGTGACGGCTACCGTCATGGAGCTGGATTCGGCTAGCGGCTCTTGGAATGCTTGGGATGCTGAATGGTATGAACAGCACAATCCTCAGATTACCGATCATGCCGGACGCTACGGCTGGGACGTTCCGACGGGCAAATGGAAGGTGAAATTTGAGAAAGACGGCTACGAGACAGTCTACAGCAATGAGCTCGACGTACCGCCGCCGCAGCTCGATGTTAACATCCCGATGAAGTCCTACGCGCCGCCGCAGGTCGGCTCCATCAGGGCTTACCCGGAGGGCTCGAAAGTGAATATTTATTTCACCAAGCCGATAGAGACGGATACGGCGACCAAAGACACGGTCGTGATTAAGGGCGCAGACGGTGCGGCGGTAAAAGGGGCGGTTAAAGCCATCGACCCGGCAGCCGGCCAGAATGGCAAGCAGCTGGCGATGGCTGTTGAGTTCACACCTGAGACGCCGCTTGCGGCAGGGGGAACTTACACAGTTGCCGTAAGTGGTTCAATTGTCTGCTATGCCGGAGTTCCGCTCGGTACAGATTCGTTGGCGTCCATCGTCATTGAAGCGGCAGACCGGACGCCGCCGCAAGAGGTTGCCGGGTTAACAGGAGGATTGTCGGCAGACGGAGCTTCATTAGTCTGGATAAATCCGGACGATACCGATCTTGCAGGTACACGTATCCGCTGGAAGAAAGCTGGAACGGATTCATATGGGAATCCGGTGGACGTTGTCAAAGGACAGGAGTGGGCCGTCGTGAAAGATTTAGCCGCTTCGGAAGCTTACGATTTCCTGGTCAGCACTGTTGATGAATTCGGCAACGAGTCGGCCGGAGCTAGGTGGAGTTGGTCGGCCGGCGAACGCCGCCCCGATTTAGCGGCACCGCCGACGGCTGCGGATTTGAAGGTTGTATCTACCGGCAAGGACCAGATCCGTCTTGCCTGGACGGATCCTTCAGCGCGGGATCTGGCTAAGCTGAAGATCAGCTGGTCACCGGAGAATAATGAAACGAAAGTTCAATCTATTGAAGTGGCTAAGGAAATCCAAGCTGCTACGATTACTGGACTTCGACCGTCTACGAAGTATAGGATCGGCCTTGTCGCGATCGACGAGAGCGGTAACGAATCGTCCACAGCCATCGTAACGGCAGAGACAAGTGCAGATTCCGGAGGCGGCTCGATCCCGGGAGGCGGCAGCGGCAATCCGGGATCCAGTGGCTCCGGCGAGCAAGCCGGGAATGCCAAAGCTTGGGTGACCGGGCGGGCAGGCGGCTCGTTCGAAGCCTTTGACGGGAAGGTTAAGCTGGAAGTGAAGCCGGATACTTTTGCTGATGATACGAAAGTTACTTATGCTACGGCGCCAGATCCGCAAGTGGTGCTGCCCGCAGGCTACAGCAGAATGTCGCCATCCTATCTGATCGATGGGGAGAGCGCTAAGCCAGGACACTCCATGAGGCTGGACATCGCATACGACCTGACCAATGCGCAAAACATAGATGCTCGCCAGTTGGGCATCTACGTCAAGAATTCGGCCTCTGCAAGCGGTTGGACCTATGTCGGGGGCACTGTGGACAATAAAAACCACCGGATTCGCGCGAACATAAAGGGATTCGGTGAATACGCTGTGATGCGATTTGAGCGTTCCTTCACAGATATGTCCTCACACTGGAGCAGACCGGATGTCGCTGTGCTGGTAAGCCGCCATCTAGTGAGCGGCACGACAGATGACAGATTCGAGCCAGACCGCTTGATTACGCGAGCGGAAATCACCAAGCTGCTCGTTCAAGGGCTGCAGCAGAGCGGTGTTGAAAGCAAGATTCCTGAGCCTGTTGCCGCAGTCGGAGCTGCGTTTACAGACGTAGTGAGTGATGCGTGGTTTGCGAAGTCCGTGGAACAGGCTGCCGGCTATGGACTCATAGAAGGCGCGGATGGACGATTCCGGCCTAACGATCCGATTACGCGCGAGGAGCTTGCCGTGTTGTTTACACGCTTTGCCGTACTGACAGGTGCGTCGTTATCGAATACGGGTGACTCGGCGCTCTCCCGATTCAGGGATGAGGGAGATATTTCGGACTGGGCAAGGAAGGATTTCCTTCATGCTGTCAGTCTGGGATGGATCCAAGGCTTAACAGAAGCGACGGCCGAACCGAAGGACAGAGCGAGCCGCGCGCAAGCGACGGTGATGCTGCTTCGTGTGCTGGACAGCTTGGAACTGGTATCAGTTCGTCCCTAG
- a CDS encoding dihydrofolate reductase family protein: MRKVILFIHTSLDGYISGPNGEMDWIIYDEALQSYASDLHSTVDTVLYGRVTYQMMAGFWPNLPESLLESKYHVEQARWLEDATKIVFSQSLEKVEWKNSRLIKENIPEQISTLKQQPGNDIIIIGSGRVSHYLMQKGLIDEYRINVNPVVLGGGIPLFKDVSHRINLKLEKTIPFHTGIIGLVYQAIR; the protein is encoded by the coding sequence ATGAGAAAAGTTATTTTATTCATTCATACTTCACTGGATGGCTATATTTCCGGTCCAAATGGAGAAATGGATTGGATCATTTATGATGAAGCATTGCAGAGTTATGCCTCGGACTTACATAGCACCGTTGACACTGTTTTATACGGGCGCGTTACGTATCAAATGATGGCAGGCTTTTGGCCAAATCTACCTGAAAGTCTACTAGAGTCGAAGTACCACGTTGAGCAAGCTCGATGGCTGGAGGATGCTACGAAAATCGTCTTTTCCCAAAGCCTTGAAAAGGTTGAATGGAAGAACTCAAGGTTGATCAAAGAAAACATTCCGGAGCAGATCTCTACACTCAAACAACAGCCCGGAAACGACATCATAATTATCGGTAGTGGTAGGGTTTCCCACTACCTCATGCAAAAAGGATTAATTGATGAGTATCGGATTAACGTTAATCCTGTTGTACTAGGTGGTGGAATACCGTTATTTAAAGACGTCTCGCATAGAATCAATCTTAAACTTGAAAAAACAATCCCTTTTCATACAGGGATTATTGGTCTAGTCTACCAAGCTATAAGATGA
- a CDS encoding GNAT family N-acetyltransferase, with amino-acid sequence MELRMSLVRPTVNLKDEYLSFYQEWIESGEDMVPWVISKDPSDFEGMVQFLFNNEKGENLPGNRAPDSTFWLVVGDNKVVGAVNIRHRLTEKLFNCGGHIGYGIRPKERNKGYASKLLALSLQKAKELGIEKALVVCDEGNIASEKTILKNGGIPDSNFVEEDGNVIKRFWIELS; translated from the coding sequence ATGGAGTTACGGATGTCCTTGGTCCGCCCCACGGTAAATTTGAAGGACGAATATCTCTCTTTTTATCAAGAATGGATAGAAAGTGGAGAAGACATGGTTCCGTGGGTTATAAGTAAGGACCCTTCTGATTTTGAAGGTATGGTACAGTTTCTTTTTAATAATGAAAAAGGTGAAAACTTGCCTGGAAATCGGGCTCCAGATTCCACATTTTGGTTAGTCGTTGGTGATAATAAGGTGGTAGGTGCTGTTAACATTAGACATCGTCTAACAGAAAAGTTATTTAATTGTGGTGGACATATTGGATATGGTATTCGTCCCAAGGAGAGAAATAAAGGTTATGCGAGTAAATTATTAGCCTTATCTTTGCAAAAAGCCAAAGAGCTAGGAATCGAAAAAGCCCTTGTTGTTTGCGATGAAGGTAATATAGCTTCTGAGAAAACAATTTTGAAGAATGGTGGGATACCAGATTCAAACTTCGTTGAGGAGGACGGAAACGTTATTAAGAGATTTTGGATAGAATTATCGTGA
- a CDS encoding MerR family transcriptional regulator, whose protein sequence is MKPHWKVGEIAKLTGLTIRTLRFYDQIGLFSPSDQTDSGHRLYTESDISRLHQILSLKELGLALEEIKSLLAQEHCRPIEIVSIQIASLKAKIKIQQKLLEELEHVSTLMQMKEPLTVDDFTKVLVMMKKSNDKYFFEQQMKVEQSLDRLGNFLAEQDIDEL, encoded by the coding sequence ATGAAGCCGCATTGGAAAGTCGGGGAAATTGCCAAACTGACAGGGTTAACAATTCGAACATTAAGATTTTATGATCAAATCGGCTTGTTCTCGCCATCCGATCAGACGGATTCGGGGCACAGGTTGTACACCGAATCTGACATTTCGCGTCTTCACCAAATTCTCTCATTAAAGGAATTGGGTTTAGCGTTGGAGGAAATCAAGTCGCTTCTGGCCCAGGAGCATTGCAGACCAATTGAGATAGTATCCATACAAATCGCCAGTCTAAAAGCTAAAATAAAGATTCAGCAGAAGCTTCTTGAAGAGTTAGAACATGTGTCAACACTCATGCAAATGAAGGAACCGTTGACCGTAGACGATTTCACAAAAGTGCTGGTTATGATGAAAAAGAGCAACGACAAATATTTCTTTGAGCAACAGATGAAAGTAGAACAAAGTCTTGATCGACTAGGCAATTTCCTCGCCGAACAAGATATTGACGAACTTTAA